One segment of Danio aesculapii chromosome 3, fDanAes4.1, whole genome shotgun sequence DNA contains the following:
- the si:ch211-198p11.6 gene encoding uncharacterized protein si:ch211-198p11.6 translates to MAVPVWDLPIPLPAIVMISVGLYMVFLAVMLWCHHCLKAKCDPQCSDCCAGFSPCEYCLVCAQSCDCRPPSLRSCLDNSCPSPNCTMMDCACTCQPPECDSINCICFEIKFK, encoded by the exons ATG gctgTTCCAGTGTGGGATCTCCCCATCCCGCTGCCTGCCATCGTCATGATTTCAGTTGGACTCTATATGGTTTTTCTTGCGGTCATGCTGTGGTGTCATCACTGTCTCAAG GCTAAGTGTGATCCTCAGTGTTCAGACTGCTGTGCGGGTTTCTCTCCGTGCGAGTACTGTTTAGTGTGTGCACAGTCATGTGACTGCCGTCCTCCATCTCTGAGATCCTGTCTGGACAACTCATGCCCTTCTCCTAAT TGTACCATGATGGATTGTGCCTGTACTTGTCAACCGCCAGAGTGCGACTCCATCAACTGCATCTGCTTCGAGATCAAGTTCAAATAG